Proteins encoded by one window of Epinephelus moara isolate mb chromosome 18, YSFRI_EMoa_1.0, whole genome shotgun sequence:
- the LOC126406161 gene encoding myosin phosphatase Rho-interacting protein-like, whose amino-acid sequence MPLLYHCRKELQLMHKELEVLSVQHTQKCLENSQLSQELHDERQSLMQYQKENQELKKKQRETDEMSQLHFSLNGKQSHVAPQVNDFYEMEVILRAREAEMQFLRQEARSLREDLKIARMDKIYAQNKLKALYANSQDEPHHDLNKLCEDVKFATWSPGRDASGPSLEDSVTNTGNAAFLKKTEKSSLTHQIRGVRSKSLKEGLSIQERMKLFESF is encoded by the exons ATGCCTCTGCTTTACCACTGCAGGAAGGAACTCCAGTTGATGCATAAGGAGCTTGAGGTGTTGTCAGTGCAGCACACTCAAAAATGCCTGGAAAACTCTCAGCTGAGCCAGGAGCTGCACGATGAGAGGCAGTCCTTGATGCAGTACCAAAAAGAAAACCAGGAGCTCAAAAAGAAGCAG AGGGAAACAGATGAGATGTCTCAGCTACATTTCTCACTAAATGGGAAACAGTCGCACGTTGCTCCTCAAGTGAACGACTTCTATGAGATGGAG GTGATTCTACGGGCGAGAGAGGCCGAAATGCAGTTTCTCAGGCAGGAAGCTCGTTCTCTCAGAGAGGATCTGAAGATTGCTCGAATG GACAAAATATACGCCCAGAACAAGCTCAAGGCTCTCTATGCGAACAGCCAGGATGAACCCCATCATGATCTCAACAAACTCTGTGAAGACGTCAAGTTTGCCACTTGGTCTCCAGGCAGAGACGCCTCAGGGCCGAGCCTCG AGGACAGTGTGACAAACACGGGTAATGCGGCTTTTctgaagaaaacagagaaatcaTCCCTCACACATCAGATCAGAGGAGTGAGATCAAAG AGTTTAAAAGAAGGCCTCTCTATCCAGGaaagaatgaagctttttgagTCATTCTAA
- the kcnj12b gene encoding ATP-sensitive inward rectifier potassium channel 12, producing MSVGRAHHHSVVSCEEEGLRLNTMPAVGSFGNGKIHTRRKYHSRFVSKAGQCNINFSNMDEKSQRYISDIFTTCVDIRWRYMFLLFSLVFVASWLSFGLAFYVIGLLHGDMDHPEGDDSFVPCVTQVNTFVAAFLFSIETQTTIGYGARCVTEECPAAVFMVVFQSIMGCIIDAFMIGAIMAKMARPKKRAETLLFSHNAVIALRDGKLCLMFRVANLRKSHIVEAHVRAQLVKPRYTEEGEYIPLDQIDMNVGYDKGTDRLFLVAPLTVIHEIDEDSPLFGISKQDLETSDFEIVIILEGLVEATAMTTQARSSYLPSEILWGHRFEPVIFEERSQYRIDYAYFHKTFEVPSTPRCSAKDMEERKFPTSGANSFCYENELAFISRDEEDEGDVEKEEERQCLSELGNEQATPGRDQKSSRRESEI from the coding sequence ATGAGTGTGGGAAGGGCCCACCACCACAGTGTCGTGTCCTGTGAAGAAGAAGGCCTGAGACTAAATACCATGCCTGCTGTGGGCAGCTTCGGCAATGGCAAGATTCACACGAGACGCAAATACCACAGCCGGTTTGTCAGCAAGGCTGGCCAATGCAACATCAATTTCTCAAACATGGATGAGAAGTCACAGCGGTACATATCTGACATTTTTACAACATGTGTGGACATCCGCTGGCGATACATGTTCCTGCTATTCAGCCTGGTGTTTGTGGCATCCTGGCTATCATTTGGTCTGGCGTTCTACGTCATCGGCCTCCTACATGGTGACATGGACCATCCTGAAGGGGATGACAGCTTTGTTCCTTGCGTCACACAAGTTAACACCTTCGTGGCAGCTTTCCTTTTCTCCATTGAGACCCAGACAACCATTGGCTATGGTGCTCGTTGTGTGACAGAGGAATGTCCGGCTGCTGTCTTCATGGTGGTCTTTCAGTCCATCATGGGCTGCATCATCGATGCCTTCATGATTGGTGCCATCATGGCTAAGATGGCAAGGCCCAAAAAGCGTGCAGAGACTCTACTGTTCAGCCACAATGCAGTCATTGCTTTACGTGATGGGAAACTGTGCCTCATGTTTAGGGTTGCTAATCTAAGGAAGAGCCACATTGTGGAAGCTCATGTGCGAGCCCAACTCGTCAAGCCCCGTTACACAGAGGAAGGCGAATACATCCCCTTGGATCAGATTGACATGAACGTCGGCTATGACAAAGGCACAGACCGCCTGTTTCTGGTTGCACCCCTCACTGTCATACATGAGATTGATGAAGACAGTCCACTGTTTGGCATCAGTAAGCAAGATCTCGAAACATCTGATTTTGAGATAGTAATTATACTTGAAGGGTTGGTGGAGGCCACAGCCATGACGACACAGGCACGCAGCTCTTACCTGCCCTCAGAGATCCTGTGGGGTCACCGCTTTGAGCCCGTCATCTTTGAGGAGAGGAGTCAGTACAGGATAGATTACGCCTACTTTCACAAAACATTCGAAGTACCCTCCACCCCCAGATGCAGTGCCAAAGACATGGAGGAGAGAAAATTCCCAACATCTGGTGCCAACTCTTTCTGCTATGAGAATGAGCTTGCCTTCATCAGCagggatgaggaggatgaaggcGATgtggagaaagaggaagaaagacagtGTTTATCAGAGCTAGGGAATGAGCAGGCCACTCCTGGACGAGATCAAAAGTCGTCCCGTAGAGAATCAGAGATTTAA